One genomic region from Pseudocalidococcus azoricus BACA0444 encodes:
- the pgsA gene encoding CDP-diacylglycerol--glycerol-3-phosphate 3-phosphatidyltransferase, which yields MTVANWITLSRLLVAPVMIGILAVDSSPFSRWICLGLFLGAALTDWLDGYVARRFNQVSDLGKILDPLVDKLLVLAPLLALVQLQEIPAWTVFLILLRELGIAGWRVNQTQISGANLWGKVKTVTQIIAVAALLVPEHSILWQWGAWGAYGLAITLTWISGLIYLWPQPKSPLSPN from the coding sequence GTGACCGTTGCAAACTGGATTACCCTGAGTCGGTTGCTGGTGGCCCCGGTGATGATTGGCATTTTGGCGGTGGATAGTAGCCCTTTTAGTCGGTGGATTTGCTTAGGATTATTCCTAGGGGCGGCCCTGACGGATTGGCTAGATGGCTATGTGGCCCGGCGGTTTAACCAAGTCAGTGACCTGGGCAAAATTCTCGATCCGTTGGTGGATAAATTACTCGTCTTAGCCCCCCTTCTCGCCCTCGTGCAGTTGCAAGAAATCCCGGCCTGGACAGTGTTTTTAATTTTATTGCGGGAGTTGGGGATTGCCGGTTGGCGGGTGAATCAAACCCAAATTTCGGGGGCAAATCTCTGGGGCAAAGTCAAAACTGTGACCCAAATTATTGCTGTAGCCGCCCTTCTGGTTCCTGAGCACTCAATCCTCTGGCAGTGGGGGGCCTGGGGAGCCTATGGTCTGGCCATTACTCTTACCTGGATTTCTGGTCTAATTTACCTATGGCCCCAACCGAAATCGCCCCTCTCCCCGAATTAA
- a CDS encoding AMP-binding protein, whose product MVDWTEKEVKGWSRLNSAWLWQWADGAWLDLSPVLARTVADRLAQLQETPNLPILLIVRDPLLFLGSLLAALISERPIFIANPAWQTQEWHQAGQILPPVTIWTDLVNLDLPNFDQASRPKPGWMMIPTGGSSGQIQFAIHTQATILAAIQSFQTGYGLSKIDSLNPLPLHHVSGLMPVLRSFFTGGMVKLLSDWRIFGHLPPDLVQNHIFSLVPRQLQTLLDSGQAIPTLQALQVILLGGGPSWQTLLEQARSQNLPLSPCYGMTETLGLIARIPVREFQDNPTAAYQVLPNVSLDILSPDPAGIGTIKLQTPALMVGYYPERLTIPGLITGDLGSLNGHQQLTLWGRQQRLIITGGEKVLPEEVEAAIQNTGLVADVYVFGQDDATWGEIVTAIYVPAGPGVTEADLKAALVGQLSHYKHPKHWQSVAKLPRTPQGKLHPRHLKKLT is encoded by the coding sequence ATGGTGGACTGGACGGAAAAAGAGGTCAAGGGCTGGTCACGGTTAAATTCGGCCTGGCTTTGGCAGTGGGCCGATGGAGCCTGGTTGGATCTTAGCCCTGTTTTAGCCCGGACGGTGGCAGATAGGTTAGCCCAGTTACAGGAAACGCCAAATTTACCGATTTTGTTAATTGTCAGAGACCCGCTGCTGTTCTTGGGCAGTCTTTTGGCGGCGTTAATCTCCGAGCGGCCCATTTTTATCGCCAACCCGGCCTGGCAGACCCAAGAGTGGCATCAAGCTGGGCAAATACTCCCGCCCGTAACCATTTGGACGGATCTAGTCAATTTAGACTTACCCAATTTTGACCAGGCCTCGCGCCCCAAACCCGGTTGGATGATGATTCCCACAGGGGGTTCGAGTGGCCAGATTCAGTTTGCGATTCACACTCAAGCGACAATTTTGGCAGCGATCCAGAGCTTTCAAACCGGCTATGGCCTTTCTAAAATTGACTCTCTCAATCCCTTGCCTCTCCATCATGTCAGTGGCTTAATGCCGGTTTTGCGGAGTTTTTTCACAGGAGGCATGGTTAAATTACTCTCCGATTGGCGAATTTTCGGACACCTACCGCCAGATTTGGTGCAAAATCACATCTTCTCCCTCGTTCCCCGCCAGCTACAAACATTATTGGATTCAGGACAAGCCATCCCCACCCTCCAGGCCTTGCAGGTGATCCTCTTGGGCGGTGGCCCCAGTTGGCAGACTCTTTTGGAGCAAGCCCGGAGCCAAAACCTCCCCCTCTCCCCCTGTTATGGGATGACCGAAACCTTGGGTTTAATTGCGCGTATCCCAGTCAGAGAATTTCAGGACAACCCCACTGCCGCCTATCAAGTCTTACCCAATGTTTCTCTGGATATTCTCAGCCCTGATCCGGCCGGTATTGGGACGATAAAACTGCAAACTCCGGCCTTAATGGTCGGCTACTACCCAGAGCGATTAACAATTCCAGGCCTGATCACTGGCGATTTAGGCAGCCTCAATGGGCATCAGCAATTAACCCTATGGGGTCGGCAACAGCGGCTGATTATTACCGGTGGTGAAAAAGTCCTCCCAGAAGAAGTCGAAGCTGCGATCCAAAATACGGGCCTGGTGGCGGATGTCTATGTCTTTGGCCAGGACGATGCAACTTGGGGGGAAATAGTGACAGCGATTTATGTTCCCGCGGGGCCTGGGGTGACAGAAGCAGACTTAAAAGCTGCCTTGGTGGGTCAACTGAGCCATTATAAACATCCTAAACATTGGCAATCTGTGGCTAAACTGCCCCGGACTCCCCAAGGCAAACTGCACCCTAGGCATCTCAAAAAACTGACTTAA
- the folD gene encoding bifunctional methylenetetrahydrofolate dehydrogenase/methenyltetrahydrofolate cyclohydrolase FolD codes for MTNTYTTLLNGKQLATDLEIELIETIQNLSAKVGRPPGLAVIMVGSNPASVAYVRNKELACKRVGILSFSSHLPASTSQSELEILIEQLNNNPQVDGILLQLPVPPHLDERTLLYRIDPDKDVDGLHPENLGRLVRGEPGLQSCTPAGVMRLLAAHKIKLSGLSAVVVGRSILVGKPLSLMLLAADATVTMAHSRTHNLSAVTRAADLVIAAAGKPNLINAEMIRPGAIVVDVGINRIEGPDGKSILIGDVNFQALQGIASFLTPVPGGVGPMTVAMLLHNTVWSYRARHGLL; via the coding sequence ATGACTAATACCTACACCACCCTCTTAAATGGTAAACAACTGGCAACTGACCTTGAAATTGAACTCATTGAGACGATTCAAAACCTGAGTGCCAAAGTTGGTCGCCCCCCTGGCCTGGCTGTAATTATGGTCGGTTCTAACCCTGCTAGTGTTGCCTATGTCCGGAATAAAGAACTGGCCTGTAAACGGGTCGGAATCCTCTCCTTTAGTTCCCATTTGCCCGCCAGTACCTCTCAGTCCGAGTTAGAGATCCTAATAGAACAGTTAAACAACAATCCCCAAGTGGATGGCATTTTGTTGCAATTACCTGTGCCGCCCCATTTGGATGAACGGACTTTACTTTACAGAATTGATCCCGATAAAGATGTAGATGGCCTGCATCCGGAAAATTTGGGGCGATTAGTCCGGGGTGAACCTGGCCTGCAAAGTTGTACTCCAGCGGGTGTGATGCGCCTATTGGCCGCCCATAAAATTAAACTTTCAGGTCTTTCCGCCGTAGTCGTAGGTCGGAGTATTTTAGTCGGTAAACCCCTGAGTCTGATGCTATTGGCCGCCGATGCCACAGTCACCATGGCCCACTCTCGCACCCATAACCTCAGTGCCGTAACGCGCGCCGCCGATTTAGTCATTGCCGCAGCGGGTAAACCAAACTTAATTAACGCTGAGATGATTCGCCCTGGAGCCATTGTTGTGGATGTGGGGATCAATCGGATTGAAGGCCCCGATGGTAAATCAATCTTAATCGGGGATGTAAATTTCCAGGCCCTTCAAGGGATTGCCAGCTTCTTAACCCCAGTGCCAGGGGGGGTGGGGCCAATGACCGTGGCCATGTTGCTGCACAATACAGTATGGAGCTATCGCGCACGTCACGGGCTACTCTAG